The genomic region GAAGCAGTGATGAAAATATCGGCACCGTCGATGGAGGTCCCGTTCTTGGCTGCCTGGGTAATGGCATTGATCTCGGCATGAATTGTCCGGAAACAATTCTCCTCAGCAGCCCCTCCCGGATCGGTTGTGGTGTAAATGAGACAGCCGACATCGGTACAATGGGGGTGACCTTTCGGACTTCCGTTGTAACCCGTAGCCAGAATGGACCGGTCCCGGACAATCACCGCCCCGATTTTGGCCCGGTTACAAGTCGATCGTTCCGATACCATTTCTGCAATACGAAGGAAGTATTCCTCCCACGATAAACGATTGTCTGACATTAAGATAGAACTCCCTGTTTCATGTACCAGTCCAGAGAATCTTTCACTGAAATCCGGATTGGTCTGTAGGTAAACTGAAAGGTACGGGCGGTCTCTGATCCATCGAACCAGAAATAATACCCGGAGAGCCGTCCCTTTTCAATGGTCAGCGGCAGGCGTAAGCCCGTTACCGAACTGATCAGTTCGGCTCCATATCCCAACGCAAGATTCAGCCAACGGGGTAAGATCACTCGTCCCCGCCTTCCGCCAATCAGGTCAAGGTAGCCCGCATAGGTCGTTGTTTCCGCAGACAGCACATATCTGGATCCGGGAACGCCTCCGGTCAGTGCCATGACCGATACATCGGCCACATCTCGCACATCCACCACCGATACACCACCGGCAGGTGAAACGGGCAAAGGGGCCCTTCCCGCTTTGAAATGCGACAGATTCGACCGGTGAATATCACCGGGACCAATGACATTGCCCGGACTCAGAATGATGGTTTCCAATCCTTCGTAGAAACCCCGCATCACTTCCTGGTCAGCCAGATACTTGGTGATGGAATAGTTTACCCGAAGAGATTTCAGGTTGTAAGGATAGGTGGGTTTGTAAAAACCGTGGACCGGACTTGCTCCCAGCGCCGCCACGGTTCCCACATGAATCAAACGTTTTACGCCGGACAGCTTACAGGCAAGAACAACCGACCGGGTTCCCATGGTATTTGTTTCGAACAGACGGGCCTTGTCACGCTTTCTGAAAGAAATCAGTCCGGCAGAATGAATCACGGCCTCATGACCAGCCATGAGGTGTGTCAATTCCTCCGGATCGGTCAGATGGCCTCTGACTTCCCTGAAAGTAAAACCGGGAATGGGTTCCACAGCCCGGGAATGCACCAGCACGGTAACCTCATGCCCGTCTGCCAGCAACCGGCGTAGAATCTGGTTTCCGATAAATCCGGATGCACCTGTAAGAAAGACTTTCATCAGTGAATCACCAGTAAAGTGGTTCCCCGTTCAACAGTCGCTCCTTCAGCAACGTGAACCGTTTGAATGGTTCCGCTTGCCGGCGACCGGATGTCATTTTCCATTTTCATGGCTTCAAGTACCAGCAACGGATCTCCCTTGGTCACCCGCACACCGGCCGATACATGAAGTTTAGTGACATGTCCCGGCATGGGGGCGGTTACCGTCACGGCCCCGTGTGTGTCTGAGCTGACTTTTTTCATCCGGTTGACCAGCTGATCCCGCTCGTTCGCAACGTTTAACCGGAACTGGTGATTTCTGTAAACCAGATACAACTGGTCCAACCGCTGATACAATTCAAAAACGTAGCTGCGGGTACCGATGATGGCCGAATACCGGTTGGCATCCAGCGGAACCAGATCGATGGATTGGAGGTCACCCGGTTCGCTCGTTTTAAGAAACCCGGTTACAGTGAAGGAATAGACTTTATCCCTGATGGTTACCAGATAGTTCATGGATACCTCCGGCGTGTTTTCCAGAGTGAAACCGATCCATCAGAAGAAAGGGGCTGACTGTTAGACAGCACCGGCGGTTCCTTTCGGGCAAACCAATGGCAGGCATTCAAGCCAGCAACTGCAAGAGCTTTCAGTATGCCTTCTTCATTGATTTCGATGGAATCCGGGTTAAAATAGGTTTGAATAAAATGGGTGGTGGCCTCACCGCGCTGATAGACTTCATGCTGCATTACGAACTGACAGAAGGGTATCGTGGTCTGGACTCCCGAAACTGAATATTCTTCCAAGGCACGGCTCATCCGCCGGATGGCTCCATCCCGGGTCTGATCCCAGACAGACAGTTTGGAAATCATCGGGTCATAAAAGACCGTAACCTCCATACCATCCACAATTCCTGAATCGACCCGTATCCCGGGCCCGGATGGAATCCGGTGAAGATGCACACGACCTGTATCGGGTAGAAACTGGTTCATGGGATCTTCGGCATAAATCCGGCACTCGATGGCATGTCCGCGAATGGTCAGGTCCTCCTGACGGAAGGCCAGCGGTTCTCGGTTGGCGATTCGAATCTGCTCACGAACCAGATCAAGCCCGGTGATCCACTCGGTAACCGGATGTTCGACCTGCAGACGGGTATTCATTTCAAGAAAGTAAAACTGCTGGTTTGAATCGAGCAGAAACTCGACTGTTCCTGCCCCGGTGTAATTGCAGCGACGGGCCACTTCCACAGCGGCTGCTCCCATCCGTTGTCTCAGGTCAGGCGTCAGAACAGGACTGGGTGCTTCCTCGACCACTTTCTGATGCCGCCGCTGAATAGAGCAGTCCCTTTCGAACAGGTGGACAATGTTTCCGTGTGAATCGGCCAGAATCTGAAATTCGATATGCCGGGGCGAGGTCAGGTATTTCTCGATGTAAACCCTGTCATCTCCGAAGGCATTTCGTGCCTCATTTTTAGAAGCAAGAAATCCCTTTTCCAATTCCGATTCTGATTGAATGATCCGCATTCCCTTTCCGCCACCCCCGGCCGAGGCTTTCACAAGAACCGGATAGCCGATTGAGGCAGCGATTTTTACCGCTTCTTCCAACGATGGGATGGCCTCCCGGGTACCCGGTGCCAACGGAACCGACGTTCCGGTCAGAGCTTGTCTGGCGGAAGTTTTATCTCCCATCATCCGGATGGATTCAGGTGAAGGCCCGATGAAGATCAGTCCTGCTTTGCCCACAGCCTCGGCAAAGGCAGCATTTTCGCTTAAAAACCCGTAGCCGGGGTGAATGGCATCTGCGCCGGTCCGCCGGGCAGCATCAAGCAGTTTTTCCACCACCAGATAGCTGTCAGCAGACTTCTCACCTCCCAACGGAATGGCCTCATCGGCCATTCGGACGTGAAGAGCGGTCCGGTCTGGTTCCGAAAAAACAGCGACGGTTTCCAGACCCATCTCGTGGCACGTCCTGATGATGCGGACCGCAATCTCCCCGCGGTTGGCAATCAGGACTTTTCTGATGGGAGGCATGTTAAAGCACCTTTCCAAGGAAAAAGACGATCAGGGCCAGCAAAAATCCCGATCCCAGACTCAGACCCATGAGAAAACCATCCAGGTCGGCCAGCCCGCGACCGAATCCGACAAATACATCCAGGATCAGAATCAGACCAAATATGATGAAATAGACTCTCATGGAACGCGAAAAGACGGTTGCGGCCGGTACCCGGTTGAACCGGATTTTCCACAACAGAAAAATGAAGATACCCGCCCCAAATGCAGCCATGGACATGTGAAAGCTGATCAGAACTGAAAAACGAATGGTTCTGGTAACGACATCATCAAAACTGAAAGCATCCATACTGTGCTTAACAACCAGCGTCAGAATGGTCAGCACGCCCATAAGAATCAGGGCGGAATAGAGTTTTTCCCACAAATCGACATCAAAAGCAGGTTTTTGTTTCGCTGGTTTCATTCGGTTAATCCTTTCGGGGGTTCAGGGTCTCCGGTTTCGAGCACCCAGGATTCGGTCAGGTTCGCTGGCAAGGAATCAATAAACCGGGATGGCCGGCTGAAATAATCATTGAATTGACGGTGGTACTGTACGGCTGGATAAACCAGATACAGTTCTTCCCTTGCCCGGGTCACAGCCACATAAAACAGCCTCAGTTCTTCATCGAGTGATTCCTGATCATCCAGACTGAAGGTGGATGGAAGGACCCCATCGAGCACATCCATCAGAATCACTGTATGCCATTCCAGTCCCTTTGAGGAATGAATGGTGGAAAGAATCAGCGGGGGTTCATCGGGGGTGGTGGCCAGCGTATCAGTCTGGGAAAAATCGACCGGTTCCAGCGCCAGATGCATCAGAAAATCCTGGGTATCTCTGAAAGTGGAGGCAATGGCCTGAAAAGCATCCAGATCCTTCTGGCGTTTCGGATAGTCTTCAGAATAACGTTTCTCGAACAATGGCTGATAAAAGCCCGTGAGTCGTTCAATTTTATCTGAAAGTGGCTCTTCTGCAGCAAGACCCGCCACCAACCCCAGCATGCTTTTGACCTGAATGGCATACCGAGGCGAGAGTTGCAACCGGGCCGGATCGGTTTCGTTTTCGAGCTGCTGCAGAATGGTTTCGGCATTCTTTGGACCGATTCCATCGACCATGGTGAGAATGCGGTTCCAGGACACAATGTCTTTCGGATTCACCGACAGGCGCAAAAAGGCAATCAGATCTCGGATGTGGGCCGATTCGGAAAACTTATTTCCTCCCCGCTTTTCATAGGGGATCTGATGGGCATTCAGTTCCAGTTCGAGCGAATAGGAGTTTCTGGCATTGCGGAAAAGGACCGCTATCTGATTAAGTCCCACGCCCGATTCACGCAGATCGAGGATTTTGGATACGATAAACTGATTCTGGAAACTGTCATCGGGTGCCTGAATAATGGCCGGCAGCGTTCCTGAAGGTTTACGTGTAAATAAAACCTTGTCGAACTTCTCGGTAGCCTGCGCCATGACCGCATTCGCCACATCGAGAATGGATTGGGTGGACCGGTAATTTTCTTCGAGTTTGTAAACCGCTGCCTGTGTGAATCTGACAGGAAACTCCAGAAAATTCTTAAAATCGGCTCCGCGGAATTTATAGATGGACTGGGCATCATCGCCCACTACCATGAGATTCCCGGTTTTTCCGGCGATGGCTTCGACCAGATCGGCCTGTACCGGATTGGTATCCTGGTATTCATCCACCAGAATATGGCGATACCGGTTGTGAAGGGTTTCACGAACCGATGGTACCGTTTCAATGAGATCACGGGTCAGAAAAAGCAGATCGTCATAATCGGCCAGTGCAAACCGCCGTTTCATGGTCTGATAGTCCTGAAACAGTTTCACAATCAGTTCCAGAGTGGGAACGAACTGCGGATAATCGCGCGACACCAGTTCATCCAGCGGTGTGTGGGTATTCCGGTGTGTGGAAAACAGATCGAAAAGCGTGGCCTTTTTGGGAAACCGCGTTTTTGGGAAATTTTTCAGCAAGCCACTGCGGATCACATCGATCCGGTCTTGCGCATCGGGCTGATCCAGAATGGTAAATCCGGGCGGATAGCCGATGGAACCGCCAAACTCCCTCAGAATCAGGTTACAGGTGGCGTGAAAGGTTCCTCCTGCGACCGGACGGGGGGTCGTCACCAGTTGAGCCACCCGGTTCAGCATCTGATCGGCGGCCTTACGGGTAAAGGTCAGTAGCAGGATCTGGTCGGGCCGGTTTTCACGTGCAATCAGCCAGGCCACCCGGTGAACGAGGGTATTGGTCTTACCGGTACCTGCACCGGCAATAATCATGGCAGGACCGGTTCCATGACAAACAGCAGCCGCCTGTTGCGGATTCAGTCCGGCGAGCAACGTCTCGGTTTGCGGGGTCTGGCGTACATCCGACCGGATCCGGTATGTTTTCATTTGCATCCGGCGAAATTAAGACGGGAACGGTGAGAAAACGAACAGTCGAAAGGGGTATAAATGCAAAAGTCCGGCAGAACCGGACTTTTGCGGGGAACAAAGCGAGGCAATCAGTTCAGATAGAAAATCAGACCAACACCTGAGTTTTTTGTACCCAGAGAACTGGAATCACCACTGTCTCCAGAGAGAGAAGTGTAGGAGAAGGCAACTTCTCCATATACACCCAATTTAGCATTCAGGGCATATTGGAAGCCAAGTAATCCTTTGAAATCCATTTCTGAATCTGATGTTTCAGGTTTGTCAGTCGACTTGGCAACATAACTGAATCCGCCACCAACATACATGCCCATTCCATCGGCATTGCTCAGATAGTAAAGTACATCAGAACCTACCGTAAATCTTGTGGAAACAGTTGTACCATTGTCATTTGAGGTATATCCAAGACCCGGGCGAAGAGCAAGCATATCACTCAGGTGGTAAGTAACCGCGATATTGCTTCCACCGCCGCCATAAGCAACGTTGAAACCATATTTACCGGCCGATTGGGCAGTTGCAACAGATGCTACA from Bacteroidota bacterium harbors:
- a CDS encoding outer membrane beta-barrel protein, whose amino-acid sequence is MKKVLFVLALVAVASVATAQSAGKYGFNVAYGGGGSNIAVTYHLSDMLALRPGLGYTSNDNGTTVSTRFTVGSDVLYYLSNADGMGMYVGGGFSYVAKSTDKPETSDSEMDFKGLLGFQYALNAKLGVYGEVAFSYTSLSGDSGDSSSLGTKNSGVGLIFYLN
- a CDS encoding dCMP deaminase family protein codes for the protein MSDNRLSWEEYFLRIAEMVSERSTCNRAKIGAVIVRDRSILATGYNGSPKGHPHCTDVGCLIYTTTDPGGAAEENCFRTIHAEINAITQAAKNGTSIDGADIFITASPCYHCLKTLINCGIQRVYYRKPYKIDRIKALTDGSPIELIQVT
- the accC gene encoding acetyl-CoA carboxylase biotin carboxylase subunit, with amino-acid sequence MPPIRKVLIANRGEIAVRIIRTCHEMGLETVAVFSEPDRTALHVRMADEAIPLGGEKSADSYLVVEKLLDAARRTGADAIHPGYGFLSENAAFAEAVGKAGLIFIGPSPESIRMMGDKTSARQALTGTSVPLAPGTREAIPSLEEAVKIAASIGYPVLVKASAGGGGKGMRIIQSESELEKGFLASKNEARNAFGDDRVYIEKYLTSPRHIEFQILADSHGNIVHLFERDCSIQRRHQKVVEEAPSPVLTPDLRQRMGAAAVEVARRCNYTGAGTVEFLLDSNQQFYFLEMNTRLQVEHPVTEWITGLDLVREQIRIANREPLAFRQEDLTIRGHAIECRIYAEDPMNQFLPDTGRVHLHRIPSGPGIRVDSGIVDGMEVTVFYDPMISKLSVWDQTRDGAIRRMSRALEEYSVSGVQTTIPFCQFVMQHEVYQRGEATTHFIQTYFNPDSIEINEEGILKALAVAGLNACHWFARKEPPVLSNSQPLSSDGSVSLWKTRRRYP
- a CDS encoding acetyl-CoA carboxylase biotin carboxyl carrier protein subunit, with amino-acid sequence MNYLVTIRDKVYSFTVTGFLKTSEPGDLQSIDLVPLDANRYSAIIGTRSYVFELYQRLDQLYLVYRNHQFRLNVANERDQLVNRMKKVSSDTHGAVTVTAPMPGHVTKLHVSAGVRVTKGDPLLVLEAMKMENDIRSPASGTIQTVHVAEGATVERGTTLLVIH
- a CDS encoding NAD-dependent epimerase/dehydratase family protein codes for the protein MKVFLTGASGFIGNQILRRLLADGHEVTVLVHSRAVEPIPGFTFREVRGHLTDPEELTHLMAGHEAVIHSAGLISFRKRDKARLFETNTMGTRSVVLACKLSGVKRLIHVGTVAALGASPVHGFYKPTYPYNLKSLRVNYSITKYLADQEVMRGFYEGLETIILSPGNVIGPGDIHRSNLSHFKAGRAPLPVSPAGGVSVVDVRDVADVSVMALTGGVPGSRYVLSAETTTYAGYLDLIGGRRGRVILPRWLNLALGYGAELISSVTGLRLPLTIEKGRLSGYYFWFDGSETARTFQFTYRPIRISVKDSLDWYMKQGVLS
- a CDS encoding ATP-dependent helicase, producing MKTYRIRSDVRQTPQTETLLAGLNPQQAAAVCHGTGPAMIIAGAGTGKTNTLVHRVAWLIARENRPDQILLLTFTRKAADQMLNRVAQLVTTPRPVAGGTFHATCNLILREFGGSIGYPPGFTILDQPDAQDRIDVIRSGLLKNFPKTRFPKKATLFDLFSTHRNTHTPLDELVSRDYPQFVPTLELIVKLFQDYQTMKRRFALADYDDLLFLTRDLIETVPSVRETLHNRYRHILVDEYQDTNPVQADLVEAIAGKTGNLMVVGDDAQSIYKFRGADFKNFLEFPVRFTQAAVYKLEENYRSTQSILDVANAVMAQATEKFDKVLFTRKPSGTLPAIIQAPDDSFQNQFIVSKILDLRESGVGLNQIAVLFRNARNSYSLELELNAHQIPYEKRGGNKFSESAHIRDLIAFLRLSVNPKDIVSWNRILTMVDGIGPKNAETILQQLENETDPARLQLSPRYAIQVKSMLGLVAGLAAEEPLSDKIERLTGFYQPLFEKRYSEDYPKRQKDLDAFQAIASTFRDTQDFLMHLALEPVDFSQTDTLATTPDEPPLILSTIHSSKGLEWHTVILMDVLDGVLPSTFSLDDQESLDEELRLFYVAVTRAREELYLVYPAVQYHRQFNDYFSRPSRFIDSLPANLTESWVLETGDPEPPKGLTE